The Brachyspira hyodysenteriae ATCC 27164 sequence ATCATCTGATAAACTTATTTTGGCATAGTATGTGCTTCCCTGATCTGTATGATATATTCTTCCTGTTTGCCACTCACCATCTTTGAATTCTATATCATATATAAATATTAATCCTTTTAAATCTTTATCTCTAAGTGATTTATTAGGATTATGTATGTCTAATGTACTTTTTACATCATTATGCAATGCTATTCCATAAGCATATACTTTATTATCAATAACTATTATCTTTGCTACTTTCATTCTTCCTTTAGGTTTTTCAGGCATACCCCAGAAACCTTCAACATCTTTTGCATTGTTTTGACCGTATAATAAAGAACTAAATATAATTATAAATATTATAGACAATAT is a genomic window containing:
- a CDS encoding DUF2147 domain-containing protein codes for the protein MRNNILSIIFIIIFSSLLYGQNNAKDVEGFWGMPEKPKGRMKVAKIIVIDNKVYAYGIALHNDVKSTLDIHNPNKSLRDKDLKGLIFIYDIEFKDGEWQTGRIYHTDQGSTYYAKISLSDDKKTLYLKASLDKKGIVGATVEWTRLSKEESNKYSDIPVNQLRTIEGKGI